In the Gallaecimonas pentaromativorans genome, one interval contains:
- a CDS encoding phosphate-starvation-inducible protein PsiE, whose product MNRLQTWGKDSLALVQDLVLLIVALATLILIVSEVWLMVDARAVTLADLLLLFIYLEVLAMVSLYLESGKLPIRMPLYIAIVALARYLILDMKEMDNWRILSVAGAGFILAATVLVIRYGHIKLPYPHKD is encoded by the coding sequence ATGAACCGCTTGCAAACCTGGGGGAAAGACAGCCTGGCATTGGTGCAGGATTTGGTTCTGTTAATTGTGGCGTTAGCCACCCTTATCCTGATCGTCTCCGAGGTGTGGCTGATGGTCGATGCCCGGGCCGTTACCCTGGCCGACTTGCTGCTGCTGTTTATCTACCTTGAAGTGCTGGCGATGGTGTCGCTGTATCTCGAGTCGGGTAAATTGCCCATCCGCATGCCCCTTTATATTGCCATTGTGGCCCTGGCCCGTTACCTCATCCTCGATATGAAGGAGATGGACAACTGGCGCATTCTTTCGGTGGCGGGGGCCGGTTTTATCCTGGCGGCCACGGTGCTGGTGATCCGCTACGGCCATATCAAGCTGCCATACCCTCATAAGGACTAA
- a CDS encoding PilZ domain-containing protein, translating to MNNLKRRQQLRHPLRHPIPVLVRHRSLRRSDVHVVEGLLLDASEQGMGVLVMEPVELASRCTIEVCDEDKPSRFRGEICYATKTEYGIRLGIELDDDGSARFLGYLGEISAELE from the coding sequence GTGAATAACCTCAAGCGCCGCCAGCAATTACGCCACCCGCTTCGTCACCCTATCCCGGTTTTAGTGCGCCATCGCAGCCTTCGCCGCAGTGATGTACATGTGGTGGAAGGCTTGCTTTTGGATGCCAGCGAGCAAGGCATGGGGGTGTTGGTGATGGAGCCGGTAGAGCTGGCCAGCCGCTGCACCATCGAGGTCTGCGACGAGGACAAACCGTCGCGGTTTCGCGGCGAAATTTGCTATGCCACCAAGACCGAATACGGCATCCGCTTAGGCATCGAGCTGGACGACGACGGCAGCGCCCGCTTTTTGGGATATCTGGGCGAGATCAGCGCAGAGCTCGAATAA
- the rlmM gene encoding 23S rRNA (cytidine(2498)-2'-O)-methyltransferase RlmM has protein sequence MKHLLLYCRPGFEGECAQEIEVRAAEREVYGFARVKGNTGYVLFECYEPGDSAKLLNQLPVNKLIFARQMIRVAPQVLEMSTDDRLNPLYMAAAEDLPECGQLWVESLDTNEGKELNRLCRSIATPMKAFFKKAGKLTAKDSSDKPVLHVCFTGTDSAFIGYSQPKNHYPHLMGIMRLKFPKDAPSRSTLKLEEAFHYFLSKTQREKRLESGMNAVDLGAAPGGWTYQLVQKGMMVTAIDNGPMDQKLLDTGQVKHIRDDGFRWLPKKHNVHWLVCDMIESPKRVANLMCDWFIDEWCIEAIFNLKLPVKRRFHTVEECLELIYERLDKAGVPYRLAAKHLYYDREEITVHLSRK, from the coding sequence GTGAAGCACCTTTTGCTCTACTGCCGCCCCGGCTTTGAAGGGGAATGCGCTCAGGAAATCGAGGTTCGCGCCGCCGAGCGCGAGGTGTACGGTTTTGCCCGCGTGAAGGGCAACACCGGCTATGTGCTGTTCGAGTGCTACGAGCCGGGCGACAGCGCCAAGCTGCTCAACCAACTGCCGGTCAACAAGCTTATCTTTGCTCGCCAGATGATCCGGGTAGCGCCCCAGGTGCTGGAGATGTCTACCGACGATCGCCTAAACCCCCTGTACATGGCGGCGGCCGAAGATCTGCCCGAATGCGGCCAGCTGTGGGTGGAGAGCCTCGACACCAACGAGGGTAAAGAGCTCAACCGCCTTTGCCGCTCCATCGCCACGCCGATGAAGGCCTTCTTCAAAAAGGCCGGCAAGCTCACCGCCAAAGACAGCAGCGACAAACCGGTGCTCCACGTCTGCTTTACCGGTACCGACAGCGCCTTTATCGGCTACTCCCAGCCCAAGAACCATTACCCGCACCTGATGGGGATCATGCGCCTGAAGTTTCCCAAGGACGCCCCCAGCCGCTCGACCCTGAAACTGGAAGAAGCCTTCCATTATTTCTTGTCGAAAACCCAGCGGGAAAAACGCCTGGAGTCGGGGATGAACGCCGTGGACCTGGGCGCCGCTCCCGGTGGCTGGACCTATCAGCTGGTGCAAAAGGGTATGATGGTCACTGCCATCGACAACGGCCCCATGGACCAGAAACTGCTCGATACCGGGCAGGTGAAACACATCCGTGATGACGGCTTTAGATGGCTGCCCAAAAAGCACAACGTGCACTGGTTGGTGTGCGACATGATTGAAAGCCCCAAGAGGGTGGCCAACCTGATGTGCGACTGGTTTATCGACGAATGGTGTATCGAGGCCATCTTCAACCTCAAATTGCCGGTAAAACGCCGTTTTCACACCGTTGAAGAATGCCTGGAGCTGATTTACGAGCGCCTGGATAAAGCCGGTGTGCCTTATCGCCTAGCGGCCAAGCATCTTTACTATGACCGCGAAGAGATCACGGTCCATTTGAGCCGCAAATAA
- a CDS encoding DUF423 domain-containing protein — MRIILMLSALYGATGVAMGAFAAHGLKKVLSAEMLAVMETGVRYQLIHALAMMGLVVLAGRMTSPWLSAAGWLMAAGVLLFSGSLYLLGLTGIKFFGPITPLGGLCLILGWLALLVAALKENV; from the coding sequence ATGCGCATTATTCTCATGCTGAGCGCCCTGTATGGCGCCACCGGTGTTGCCATGGGGGCCTTTGCCGCCCACGGTCTTAAAAAAGTCCTGAGCGCCGAGATGCTGGCGGTAATGGAAACCGGGGTGCGCTATCAGCTTATTCACGCCCTGGCCATGATGGGCCTAGTGGTCCTGGCCGGACGCATGACCAGCCCTTGGCTCAGCGCTGCCGGCTGGCTGATGGCGGCCGGGGTGCTGTTGTTTTCCGGCAGCCTCTATTTGCTGGGACTGACCGGCATCAAGTTTTTCGGTCCCATTACTCCCCTTGGGGGCCTTTGTTTGATCCTGGGCTGGCTGGCTTTGCTGGTGGCCGCCCTCAAGGAGAATGTGTGA
- a CDS encoding alpha/beta family hydrolase, producing MSRAKLVLAHGSGAGQHHPFMQSIKAGLEAGGVEVVTFDFPYMQKAIAAGKPRPPDKMPVLVEAMAEHCQGEPLFLAGKSLGARVAMTLAAELFEAGQQVKGVMALGYPFHPPGKPDKLRLAPIENCPVPALILQGERDTFGARDEVAGYKLGTELQFLADGDHSFKPRKRSGHTEAGNLAEAVAAMLRFIKEHC from the coding sequence ATGTCACGGGCTAAGCTGGTGTTGGCCCACGGCAGCGGCGCCGGGCAGCATCACCCCTTTATGCAAAGCATAAAAGCCGGCCTTGAAGCGGGTGGGGTAGAGGTGGTGACCTTTGATTTTCCCTACATGCAAAAGGCCATTGCCGCCGGTAAGCCTAGGCCCCCGGATAAGATGCCGGTGCTGGTTGAGGCCATGGCCGAGCATTGCCAGGGCGAGCCGCTGTTTTTGGCAGGCAAATCCCTCGGCGCCCGGGTGGCGATGACCCTTGCCGCCGAGCTTTTTGAGGCTGGTCAGCAGGTTAAGGGGGTAATGGCCCTGGGTTATCCCTTTCATCCCCCCGGCAAGCCCGACAAGCTGCGCCTGGCGCCCATTGAAAATTGTCCGGTGCCGGCCTTGATCCTGCAGGGGGAGCGGGATACCTTTGGCGCCCGCGATGAGGTGGCCGGCTATAAACTGGGCACCGAGCTGCAGTTTTTGGCCGATGGCGACCACAGCTTCAAACCCCGTAAGCGCAGCGGCCATACCGAGGCCGGTAACCTGGCCGAGGCCGTTGCCGCCATGCTGCGTTTTATCAAGGAGCACTGCTGA
- a CDS encoding transcriptional regulator GcvA, with protein sequence MARQLPPLNALKAFEAAARHLSFTRAAEELFVTQAAISHQIKTLEDHLGLKLFKRRNRSLLLTEEGQSYYLDIKDIFSSLAEATARVLARSAKGTLTVAMQPSYAIQWMVPRLARFSEAHPDIDVRIKATETEEGGLTDDVDIAIYYGRGYWPGLRADRLQTEYLIPVCSPLLLAGTKPLEKPEDLANHTLLHDGSRKAWQTWVKHLGLSHLIKVNQGPIFSHSAMVLQAAMYGQGVALAHSVLAEPDITAGRLISPFKEVLRSPNAYFLVCQQSQAEQGKIAAFRDWILSLVKVEEEKLLPEDVHVTG encoded by the coding sequence ATGGCCCGTCAACTGCCTCCCCTCAACGCGCTCAAGGCCTTTGAAGCCGCCGCCAGGCACCTGAGTTTTACCCGGGCTGCCGAAGAACTTTTTGTCACCCAGGCGGCCATCAGCCACCAGATCAAGACCCTTGAAGACCATCTTGGCCTGAAGCTATTTAAGCGGCGCAACCGCTCCTTGCTGCTCACCGAAGAAGGCCAGAGCTACTACCTGGACATCAAGGATATTTTCTCGAGCCTGGCCGAAGCCACGGCCCGGGTGCTGGCCCGTAGCGCCAAAGGTACCCTGACGGTGGCCATGCAGCCCAGCTACGCCATTCAGTGGATGGTGCCGAGGCTGGCGCGCTTTTCCGAGGCGCACCCGGATATCGACGTGCGCATCAAGGCCACCGAGACCGAAGAAGGCGGCCTGACCGACGATGTGGACATCGCCATTTACTACGGCCGCGGCTATTGGCCGGGGCTGAGGGCCGACAGGCTGCAAACCGAGTACCTTATCCCGGTGTGCAGCCCCTTGCTGCTGGCCGGTACCAAACCTTTGGAAAAGCCGGAAGACTTGGCCAACCACACCCTCTTGCATGACGGTAGCCGCAAAGCCTGGCAAACCTGGGTCAAGCACCTGGGGCTGTCGCACCTTATCAAGGTTAACCAGGGGCCGATCTTCTCCCACTCGGCCATGGTGTTGCAGGCGGCCATGTACGGCCAAGGGGTGGCGCTGGCCCACTCGGTGCTGGCCGAGCCCGACATCACCGCCGGGCGCCTTATCAGCCCCTTCAAAGAAGTGCTGCGCTCCCCCAACGCCTATTTCCTGGTGTGCCAGCAGTCCCAGGCCGAGCAGGGCAAGATAGCGGCCTTTCGCGACTGGATCTTGTCGTTGGTGAAGGTCGAGGAAGAAAAGCTGCTGCCGGAGGACGTGCATGTCACGGGCTAA
- a CDS encoding NPP1 family protein, which produces MKPLLLAGLLLATAAQADDFPRLDQALPSGADVLSIAPVFDFDGDGCLPSAGISRSGQQNGGLNPSGSLTGACRAGNFLSLSNTLHRYACIDSGANRYCGHFFALYFLKDQIISGIQSGHRHDWEHVAIWTTNGVVTHGSYSAHGSLNTAPASTLDQQGGHLKFVYHKDGLLTHAMRFAKSGELAENGYGYFVTPDIISWYSLQGDGIGNQQLRQRLNSFDYGSATIPLKDSNFLENLNAARPQSYPAFTSQSLATSQ; this is translated from the coding sequence ATGAAACCACTGCTTTTGGCCGGTTTGCTGCTGGCCACTGCGGCCCAGGCCGACGATTTCCCTCGCCTCGACCAGGCCCTGCCCAGCGGCGCCGATGTGCTGTCTATTGCCCCGGTGTTCGACTTTGACGGCGACGGCTGCCTGCCAAGCGCCGGCATCAGCCGCAGCGGCCAGCAAAACGGCGGCCTTAATCCCAGCGGCAGCCTCACCGGCGCTTGCCGGGCCGGCAACTTTTTAAGCCTGTCCAACACCTTGCATCGCTATGCCTGCATCGACAGTGGCGCCAATCGGTATTGCGGCCACTTCTTTGCCCTTTATTTTTTAAAAGACCAGATAATCAGCGGCATTCAAAGCGGCCACCGCCATGACTGGGAGCATGTAGCCATCTGGACCACCAACGGCGTGGTGACCCACGGCAGTTACAGCGCCCATGGCAGTCTCAATACCGCCCCGGCCAGCACCCTTGATCAGCAAGGCGGGCACCTGAAGTTCGTCTACCACAAGGACGGCCTGCTCACCCATGCCATGCGCTTTGCCAAAAGCGGCGAGCTGGCAGAAAACGGCTACGGCTACTTTGTCACCCCCGACATCATCAGCTGGTACAGCCTGCAAGGGGACGGCATCGGTAACCAGCAACTGCGCCAGCGGCTCAACAGCTTCGATTACGGCTCGGCCACCATTCCCTTAAAAGACAGCAATTTTCTTGAGAACCTCAATGCTGCGCGGCCCCAGAGCTACCCGGCCTTTACCTCGCAAAGCCTGGCCACCAGCCAATAA
- a CDS encoding TonB-dependent receptor — MRKSSLALLVVFAFHAPLFADTQDDTEHLVVTASRGDKPVSSIPNMVTIISAEDLKRQSRVNDDLSSILAQLVPGFSPPSQQLSSRGESLRGRQPLYMIDGVPQSNPLRDGSRDAHTIDISMIERIEVIQGANALHGLGASGGIINIVTKTPSEDGLSLHGGLDSSDSFNGKGMGYNAGLTGAKVLGNTRLLMGLEYRDRGLFYDADGRTLGTNPTQGDLMDSHSADLFTKVVHQFDANQQLTFSLNAFELKNRGDFVAVPGDVASNTPSSSVRGDNGGKPAHNKVATYSLDYRHGDIFWGQQLHAQLFYQDFEGLFGGGSYATYQDPALGPDYYDQSRINSQKTGLKLTMVKDALLELPVKLVYGLDLYRDKTDQDLARSGRTWVPQNRYDNLAPYLQLDWQLGPVLLTGGLRHEKVDLHIPDYQTLYSYGAYQVKGGTPSFSETMKNVGASWQIDPQWRLFASYSQGFSMPDVGRVTRGVSEPGVSIANYLVLKPIITDNRELGLAYQGDWGHGQVSLWKNDSDLGSRLVAGSDGVLEVKREATEVHGFSADLGLYVGEQSTLGVVYSQLDGRYDSNGDGDVDADLDAANVSPDSLTVYFDSTLAELDWRLSASHYFSKDFKSGSGVTTSRFDGYTLVNLSLGYDIGRQQWSLGVDNLLDKQYIDYLAQTLASDDNYQAGRGRNWRLGYRYQF, encoded by the coding sequence ATGCGTAAATCCAGCCTGGCCCTACTTGTTGTTTTTGCTTTTCACGCCCCGCTTTTCGCCGATACCCAGGACGACACCGAGCACCTGGTGGTCACCGCCAGCCGTGGCGACAAACCGGTTTCGTCCATCCCCAATATGGTGACCATCATCAGCGCCGAGGATCTCAAGCGCCAGAGCCGGGTGAACGACGATCTCTCCTCTATCCTCGCGCAACTGGTGCCGGGCTTTTCGCCCCCCAGCCAGCAGCTATCGAGCCGGGGCGAGTCGCTGCGCGGCCGCCAGCCGCTGTACATGATTGACGGCGTGCCGCAATCGAACCCGCTGCGCGACGGCAGCCGCGACGCCCACACCATCGATATCTCCATGATTGAGCGTATCGAGGTTATCCAGGGCGCCAACGCCCTTCATGGCCTGGGTGCCAGCGGCGGCATCATCAACATTGTCACCAAAACCCCCAGCGAAGACGGCCTGAGCCTCCATGGTGGGCTGGACAGCAGCGACAGCTTCAACGGCAAGGGTATGGGCTACAACGCCGGCCTGACCGGCGCCAAAGTGCTGGGCAACACCCGGCTGCTGATGGGCTTGGAATACCGCGACCGTGGCCTTTTCTACGACGCCGACGGCCGCACCCTGGGCACCAACCCCACCCAGGGCGATCTGATGGATAGCCACTCGGCCGACCTTTTTACCAAGGTGGTGCATCAGTTTGACGCCAACCAGCAGCTTACCTTTAGCCTCAACGCCTTTGAGCTGAAAAACCGCGGCGACTTTGTCGCGGTGCCGGGCGATGTGGCCAGCAACACCCCCAGCAGCAGCGTGCGGGGCGATAACGGCGGCAAGCCGGCCCACAACAAGGTGGCCACCTACAGCCTCGATTATCGTCATGGCGATATCTTTTGGGGCCAGCAGCTCCACGCGCAGCTTTTTTACCAGGATTTCGAAGGGCTTTTTGGCGGCGGCAGCTACGCCACCTATCAAGATCCGGCCCTGGGCCCGGATTATTACGATCAGTCCCGCATCAACTCCCAAAAGACCGGCCTTAAGCTGACCATGGTCAAGGACGCGCTGCTGGAGCTGCCGGTAAAACTGGTTTACGGCCTGGATCTCTACCGGGATAAAACCGACCAAGACCTGGCCCGCTCCGGCCGGACCTGGGTGCCGCAAAACCGCTACGACAACCTGGCGCCCTACCTGCAACTGGATTGGCAGTTGGGCCCGGTACTGCTGACCGGCGGCCTGCGCCACGAAAAGGTGGATTTGCATATCCCCGATTACCAAACCCTCTACAGCTACGGCGCTTATCAGGTCAAAGGGGGCACCCCGAGCTTTAGCGAGACCATGAAGAACGTCGGCGCCAGTTGGCAGATTGACCCCCAGTGGCGGCTCTTTGCCAGCTACAGCCAGGGCTTTTCCATGCCGGATGTGGGCCGGGTGACCCGTGGTGTCAGCGAGCCTGGGGTTAGTATCGCCAACTACCTGGTGCTCAAACCCATCATCACCGACAACCGCGAGCTGGGCCTGGCCTACCAGGGCGACTGGGGCCATGGCCAGGTGAGCCTGTGGAAGAACGACTCGGATCTGGGCTCGCGGCTGGTGGCCGGCAGCGACGGCGTCCTTGAAGTCAAACGAGAAGCCACTGAAGTGCACGGCTTCTCCGCCGATCTGGGGCTTTATGTTGGCGAGCAGAGCACCCTGGGTGTGGTGTACAGCCAACTGGATGGCCGCTACGACAGCAACGGCGACGGTGACGTAGACGCCGACTTGGATGCGGCCAATGTCAGCCCAGACAGCTTGACGGTGTATTTTGACAGCACTCTTGCCGAGCTCGACTGGCGCCTTTCTGCCAGCCATTACTTCAGCAAGGATTTCAAAAGTGGCAGCGGCGTCACCACCAGCCGCTTTGACGGCTACACCCTGGTCAACCTGTCGCTGGGCTACGATATCGGCCGCCAGCAATGGTCACTCGGGGTCGACAACCTGCTGGACAAGCAATACATCGACTACCTGGCCCAGACCCTGGCCAGCGACGACAACTACCAGGCCGGCCGTGGCCGCAACTGGCGCCTGGGGTATCGCTACCAGTTCTAA
- the kdsA gene encoding 3-deoxy-8-phosphooctulonate synthase: MQENIQLGGFEVGNHKPFTLFGGMNVLESRDLALRICEYYVDVTGRLGIPFVFKASFDKANRSSINSYRGPGLDEGLKIFEEIKKTFNVPLITDVHEPHQAAPVAEVCDVIQLPAFLARQTDLVVAMAKTGAIINVKKPQFLAPHEMRHILKKFDEAGNQRVMLCERGSSFGYNNLVVDMLGMDEMKHFKVPVIFDATHALQRPGGRSDSADGRRAQAAELARSGMALGLAGLFIEAHPDPDKALCDGPSALPLAKLEAYLKQMKAVDELVKSFEPLDTQG; encoded by the coding sequence ATGCAAGAGAACATCCAACTGGGTGGTTTTGAAGTCGGCAACCACAAGCCCTTTACCCTGTTCGGGGGCATGAATGTGCTCGAATCGCGGGACCTGGCTTTGCGCATCTGCGAATATTACGTGGACGTCACCGGCCGCCTGGGTATTCCCTTTGTGTTCAAGGCGAGCTTTGACAAGGCCAACCGCTCGTCCATCAATTCCTACCGTGGCCCTGGGCTCGACGAAGGCCTGAAGATCTTTGAAGAGATCAAAAAGACCTTTAACGTACCGCTCATTACCGACGTCCATGAGCCGCACCAGGCCGCGCCGGTGGCCGAGGTGTGCGACGTTATCCAACTGCCCGCCTTTTTGGCCCGCCAGACCGATTTAGTGGTGGCCATGGCCAAGACCGGCGCCATCATCAACGTTAAAAAACCGCAGTTCCTGGCACCCCACGAGATGCGCCACATCCTCAAGAAATTCGACGAGGCCGGCAACCAGCGGGTGATGCTGTGCGAGCGGGGCAGCAGCTTTGGCTACAACAACCTGGTGGTGGACATGCTGGGCATGGACGAAATGAAGCACTTCAAGGTGCCGGTTATTTTCGATGCCACCCACGCCCTGCAGCGCCCAGGCGGCCGCAGTGACAGCGCCGATGGTCGCCGTGCCCAGGCAGCCGAGCTGGCCCGAAGCGGCATGGCCCTGGGCCTGGCCGGGCTCTTTATCGAAGCCCACCCTGACCCGGACAAAGCCCTGTGCGACGGCCCAAGTGCCTTGCCGCTGGCCAAGCTTGAGGCTTACCTCAAACAGATGAAGGCGGTGGACGAGTTGGTGAAATCCTTCGAGCCCCTGGACACCCAGGGCTGA